One Pseudomonas sp. FP1742 genomic window carries:
- the fdxA gene encoding ferredoxin FdxA produces the protein MTFVVTDNCIKCKYTDCVEVCPVDCFYEGPNFLVIHPDECIDCALCEPECPAVAIFSEDEVPEDMQEFIQLNVELAEIWPNITEKKESLPDAEEWDGVKGKIKDLER, from the coding sequence ATGACCTTCGTCGTCACCGACAACTGCATCAAGTGCAAGTACACCGACTGCGTAGAAGTCTGTCCGGTGGACTGCTTTTACGAAGGCCCGAACTTCCTGGTGATTCACCCGGATGAGTGCATCGACTGCGCCCTGTGCGAACCCGAATGCCCTGCCGTGGCCATCTTCTCTGAAGATGAAGTTCCGGAAGATATGCAGGAATTCATTCAGCTGAACGTTGAGCTGGCAGAAATCTGGCCCAACATCACCGAGAAGAAAGAATCGTTGCCCGACGCCGAAGAGTGGGATGGCGTCAAAGGCAAGATCAAAGACCTCGAACGCTGA
- the mutS gene encoding DNA mismatch repair protein MutS yields MNKAVSDLSSHTPMMQQYWRLKNQHPDQLMFYRMGDFYEIFYEDAKKAAKLLDITLTARGQSAGQAIPMCGIPYHAAEGYLAKLVKLGESVVICEQVGDPATSKGPVDRQVVRIITPGTVSDEALLDERRDNLIAAVLGDERLFGLAVLDITSGNFTVLEIKGWENLLAELERVNPVELMIPDDWPKDLPAEKRRGVRRRAPWDFERDSALKSLCQQFSTQDLKGFGCENLTLAIGAAGCLLSYAKETQRTALPHLRSLRHERLDDTVVLDGASRRNLELDTNLAGGRDNTLQSVVDRCQTAMGSRLLTRWLNRPLRDLTVLLARQTSITCLLDRYRFEKLQPQLKEIGDIERILARIGLRNARPRDLARLRDALGALPELQVAMAELEAPHIIQLATTTSTYPELAALLEKAIIDNPPAVIRDGGVLKTGYDSELDELQSLSENAGQFLIDLEAREKARTGLANLKVGYNRIHGYFIELPSKQAESAPADYIRRQTLKGAERFITPELKAFEDKALSAKSRALAREKMLYEALLEDLIAQLPPLQDTAAALAELDVLSNLAERALNLDLNCPRFVSEPCMRISQGRHPVVEQVLTTPFVANDLSLDDSTRMLVITGPNMGGKSTYMRQTALIVLLAHIGSFVPAASCELSLVDRIFTRIGSSDDLAGGRSTFMVEMSETANILHNATERSLVLMDEVGRGTSTFDGLSLAWAAAERLAQLRAYTLFATHYFELTVLPEAQPLVANVHLNATEHNERIVFLHHVLPGPASQSYGLAVAQLAGVPSEVIVRAREHLSRLESTALPHEAPTPIKGKPAAPQQSDMFASLPHPVLDELAKLDLDDLTPRRALEMLYTLKTRI; encoded by the coding sequence ATGAATAAAGCCGTCTCCGATCTGTCCTCCCACACGCCAATGATGCAGCAGTACTGGCGCCTGAAGAATCAGCACCCCGACCAGCTGATGTTCTATCGCATGGGCGACTTCTACGAGATCTTCTATGAAGACGCGAAGAAGGCCGCCAAGTTGCTGGACATCACCCTGACGGCTCGTGGGCAATCGGCGGGTCAGGCGATTCCGATGTGTGGGATTCCTTACCACGCCGCGGAAGGTTACCTGGCGAAACTGGTGAAGCTCGGCGAGTCGGTGGTGATCTGTGAGCAGGTCGGCGACCCGGCCACCAGCAAAGGCCCGGTAGATCGTCAGGTGGTGCGGATCATCACGCCCGGCACGGTCAGCGATGAAGCGTTGCTGGATGAACGTCGGGACAACCTGATCGCGGCGGTGCTGGGTGACGAGCGTCTGTTCGGTCTGGCGGTGCTGGACATCACCAGCGGCAACTTCACGGTGCTGGAGATCAAGGGTTGGGAAAATCTGCTGGCGGAACTGGAGCGGGTCAACCCGGTTGAGCTGATGATCCCGGATGACTGGCCGAAGGACCTGCCGGCAGAGAAACGTCGTGGGGTTCGTCGTCGCGCACCGTGGGATTTCGAGCGCGACTCGGCGCTGAAAAGTCTTTGCCAGCAGTTTTCCACCCAGGACCTGAAAGGTTTCGGTTGCGAGAACCTGACCCTGGCCATCGGCGCCGCCGGTTGCCTGCTCAGCTACGCCAAGGAAACCCAGCGCACCGCCCTGCCGCATTTGCGCAGCCTGCGTCATGAACGCCTGGACGACACCGTGGTGCTGGACGGCGCCAGCCGGCGCAACCTGGAGCTGGACACCAACCTGGCCGGTGGTCGCGACAACACGTTGCAATCGGTGGTCGACCGCTGCCAGACCGCCATGGGCAGCCGTTTGCTGACCCGCTGGCTGAACCGTCCGCTGCGGGATCTGACCGTATTGCTGGCCCGTCAGACGTCGATTACCTGCCTGCTGGACCGTTATCGTTTCGAGAAATTGCAGCCGCAGCTCAAGGAAATCGGCGACATCGAGCGGATTCTGGCGCGGATCGGCCTGCGCAATGCCCGTCCTCGTGACCTGGCGCGTCTGCGCGATGCCCTCGGCGCACTGCCAGAGTTGCAGGTGGCAATGGCCGAGCTTGAAGCCCCGCACATCATTCAACTGGCGACGACTACCAGCACCTATCCGGAGCTCGCAGCGCTGCTGGAAAAAGCCATCATCGATAACCCGCCCGCAGTCATTCGTGACGGCGGTGTGCTGAAAACCGGTTACGACAGCGAACTCGACGAGTTGCAATCGCTGAGCGAGAACGCCGGGCAGTTCCTCATCGATCTGGAAGCCCGCGAAAAGGCCCGCACCGGCCTGGCCAACCTGAAAGTCGGTTACAACCGCATTCACGGTTACTTCATTGAGTTGCCGAGCAAGCAGGCCGAGTCGGCACCGGCGGACTATATCCGTCGCCAGACCCTCAAGGGTGCCGAGCGCTTCATCACCCCGGAACTGAAAGCGTTCGAAGACAAGGCGCTGTCAGCCAAGAGCCGCGCCCTTGCGCGCGAGAAGATGCTCTACGAAGCACTGCTCGAAGACCTGATCGCCCAGTTGCCGCCCTTGCAAGACACCGCCGCCGCACTGGCCGAACTGGACGTACTGAGCAACCTCGCCGAGCGGGCGCTGAACCTGGACCTGAACTGCCCGCGTTTCGTCAGCGAGCCGTGCATGCGTATCAGCCAGGGTCGCCACCCAGTGGTCGAACAAGTACTCACCACGCCGTTCGTGGCCAACGACCTGAGCCTCGACGACAGCACCCGTATGCTGGTGATCACCGGTCCGAACATGGGCGGTAAATCCACCTACATGCGCCAGACCGCGTTGATCGTGCTGCTGGCGCACATCGGTAGCTTCGTGCCGGCGGCCAGTTGCGAATTGTCCCTGGTCGACCGGATCTTCACCCGGATCGGTTCCAGCGATGACTTGGCGGGCGGACGCTCGACGTTCATGGTCGAAATGAGCGAAACCGCGAACATCCTGCACAACGCCACAGAGCGCAGTCTGGTACTGATGGACGAAGTCGGGCGCGGCACCAGCACCTTCGACGGCTTGTCCCTGGCGTGGGCCGCGGCCGAGCGTCTGGCGCAGCTGCGGGCCTACACACTGTTCGCCACGCACTATTTCGAGCTGACGGTGCTGCCGGAGGCCCAACCGCTGGTGGCCAACGTGCACCTCAATGCCACCGAGCACAACGAACGCATCGTGTTCCTGCACCATGTGCTGCCTGGGCCTGCCAGCCAGAGCTATGGCCTGGCGGTTGCGCAGCTGGCCGGGGTGCCGAGCGAAGTGATCGTGCGTGCCCGTGAGCATCTGAGCCGACTGGAATCCACGGCGCTGCCCCATGAAGCTCCGACTCCGATCAAAGGCAAACCTGCCGCGCCGCAGCAAAGCGACATGTTCGCCAGCCTGCCGCACCCGGTGCTGGATGAACTGGCCAAACTTGATCTGGATGACCTGACACCGCGCAGGGCTTTGGAAATGCTCTATACATTAAAGACACGGATCTAA
- a CDS encoding XRE family transcriptional regulator, translating into MQKRNVSTVLRALLDQHGISPTELHRRTGVPQSTLSRILSGKIVDPSDKHISKIAEYFAVSTDQLRGRADVAPAASAGRDELHSELKDISLWDDDTPVDDDEVSVPFLREVELAAGSGRFVIEESERSSLRFGKRSLRHNGVQFDQAKCVTVRGNSMLPVLRDGATVGVNAGKCGIGDIVDGDLYAINHNGQLRVKQLYRLPTGIRLRSFNRDEHPDEDYSFQEIQEEQIVILGHVFWWGMYAR; encoded by the coding sequence ATGCAAAAACGCAATGTTTCTACCGTCTTAAGAGCGCTGCTCGATCAGCACGGGATCTCCCCCACGGAGCTTCACCGTCGCACCGGCGTGCCTCAATCCACTCTCTCGCGCATCCTCAGCGGGAAGATCGTCGATCCTTCGGATAAACACATCTCGAAGATCGCCGAGTATTTCGCCGTGAGCACCGATCAGTTGCGGGGGCGCGCGGATGTCGCGCCGGCCGCCAGCGCCGGGCGCGATGAGTTGCATTCGGAACTCAAGGACATAAGCCTGTGGGACGACGATACGCCTGTCGATGACGACGAGGTGTCGGTCCCCTTTCTTCGCGAGGTTGAATTGGCTGCTGGATCAGGAAGATTCGTCATCGAAGAGAGCGAGCGCTCTAGCCTGCGCTTCGGCAAACGCAGTTTGCGCCATAACGGTGTGCAGTTCGACCAGGCCAAATGCGTGACCGTGCGCGGCAACAGCATGTTGCCGGTGCTGCGTGACGGTGCCACGGTTGGGGTGAATGCCGGCAAATGCGGGATTGGCGACATCGTCGACGGCGACCTGTATGCCATCAACCACAACGGTCAGTTGCGGGTGAAACAGCTTTATCGCCTGCCGACCGGGATTCGCCTGCGCAGCTTCAATCGCGATGAGCATCCGGACGAGGACTACAGCTTCCAGGAAATCCAGGAAGAGCAAATCGTCATCCTTGGTCACGTCTTCTGGTGGGGCATGTACGCCCGTTAA
- a CDS encoding phage holin family protein: protein MTNEQQALLDMPIWLVILLAVAGGVSGEMWRADKEGARGWSLLRRLALRSGACMICGVSAIMLLYAAGLSIWAAGAFGCLTAMAGADVAIGLYERWAAKRIGVCEVPPRDSRPDQQ, encoded by the coding sequence ATGACAAACGAGCAACAAGCGTTGCTGGACATGCCGATCTGGCTCGTCATCCTCCTCGCCGTGGCAGGAGGGGTGTCCGGCGAAATGTGGCGCGCCGACAAGGAGGGCGCCCGTGGCTGGTCACTGCTGCGGCGCCTGGCCTTGCGCTCCGGGGCCTGCATGATCTGCGGGGTCTCGGCCATCATGCTGCTGTACGCCGCCGGCTTGTCGATCTGGGCGGCCGGTGCCTTTGGTTGCCTGACGGCGATGGCTGGGGCGGACGTGGCCATCGGGCTATACGAACGCTGGGCCGCCAAGCGGATTGGCGTTTGTGAAGTACCACCGCGCGATTCTCGTCCCGATCAACAGTGA